The Methanosarcina barkeri str. Wiesmoor DNA segment AAATTTAAGATCAAAGGCGAGGAAAATACCTTCATAGTCATCTGGACAACAACCCCCTGGACAATTCCCGCAAATGTAGCTGTAGCTGTACATCCTGGTTTTGAATACTCGAAATTCAGGGCAATCAGGCAGGATGGCTCTGATGAGATCTTGATTGCAGCTACCGACCTGATCGAGAACGTCCTTAGACAGGGCAGGTATGTTGACTACGAAGTACTTGAGACAATGCTCGGGGAAGACCTGACGAAACTTGAGTACGAAAGCCCTGTTGGGGATCTTGTGCCTGTGCAGAATGAGATAAAGCATGGCATTTATCTTGCCGATTACGTAACTGCAGAAAACACAGGCTGTGTACATATTGCCCCAGGACATGGTATGGACGACTTTAACGTTGGCGTGAAGTATAACCTTCCAATCCTCTGTCCTGTGGGCCCGAACGGTGCTTATACTGAAGAAGCCGGGGAATATGCGGGCAAAAACGTCAGGGAAGCAAACCCGATTGTTATTGAAGACCTGAGGAAACGTAACAGGCTGCTTGCAGAAGGAACTGTTACGCACAGGTACGGGCACTGCTGGCGCTGCAAAACTCCTATAATCTATCTTGCAACCGAGCAGTGGTTCCTCAAGGTTACAGATATAAAGGACAAAATGCTTGAGGCAATTGATGCCGTAGACTGGTACCCTGAATGGGCAGGTTCAGCCAGGTTCAGGACCTGGGTTGAAGGTGCCCGAGACTGGTGTATTTCCAGGCAGCGCTACTGGGGAATGCCAATTCCGGTCTGGAAGTGTAAGAAATGTGGAAAACTTGAGGTAATAGGAACCAAAGCCGAACTGCTGGAAAAATCCGGAGCAGGCAGTGATGTCGAACTTCACCGCCCCTATGTGGACAAACTAACTATTCCCTGTGAGTGCGGCGGAGAGAAAAAACGTGTTGAGGACGTTTTCGATGTCTGGTTTGATTCGGCTGTCGCTTCCTGGGCTACTCTGAAGTTCCCGCAGACCAGGGAACAGTTTGACGAATGGTGGCCTGCTGACTTTATTACTGAAGGGCATGACCAGACACGCGGCTGGTTCTATTCACAGCTTGGAGCAAGCATGGTGGGCTTCGGACGAGCTCCTTACAAGAGTGTGCTCATGCACGGCTTTACGCTTGATGCAGGTGGAAAGAAAATGTCCAAAAGCCTTGGAAACGTGGTTTCCCCGATTGATGTAATCGACAAGTATGGGGCTGACACTCTGCGTGCCTATGTGCTTTCCTCAAGTGCGCCCTGGGATGACCTTAAGTTCAACCAGGAAGAAGTGGAAAACGTCCATCGTTCAATCAATATTCTCTGGAACGTTTTCAGGTTCCCGCTGCCTTATATGGCACTCGATAATTTTGATCCTCTTAAGGTCAGCCTTGATTCCGTAAAAGACGCGCTCAGGGAAGAGGACAGGTGGATTCTCTCAAGAATTCAGTCTGTTGTTAAGGCTGTAGACGAAGCAATGAGCGGGTACTTCCTACATAAAGCAGTGCGTGAGATTCTTGAATTTACTCTGGAAGACCTCTCCCGCTGGTATATCCAGCTTATCCGTCCGAGAACCTGGACCGAAGCCGACGATCCTGACAAGCTTGCAGCTTACCGTGTGCTTTATGAAGTCTACGTAACCCTTACAAAATTGATCTCTCCTTTCATGCCTTACTTGGCTGAAGAGATGTATCAGAACCTTATAAGAAATGTAGACCCGAATGCACTGGAATCAGTTCATATGTGCGATTGGCCAAAAGTCAATGAAGCCTATCTTGACCCTGAACTCGAAGCGGCCATGAGCACTGCACGTTCTATCGTGGAAGCCGCTTCAAACGCCCGCCAGAAGGCAGGACGAAAGCTCAGGTGGCCCGTTTCCCGAATAGTTGTTTCCCCTGAAAGTGAGGACGCAGCAAAGGCTGTAGAGAGACTGCGCTCAGTCCTTATGGACCAGACAAATTCCAAGGCAATTGTCCTGACGCCCGTTGGTGAGAGCTGGGATGAACTTGGGCTTGAAGTAATCCCTGATCCAAGTAAAATAGGCCCTGTATTTAAGAAGGATGCAGGAAAAGTCATTCCTGCCCTGCAAAAGGTTGACGGTTTTGCTTTGAAAAAAGCCTTTGCCGAGGCTGGCGAGTTTGAGCTCTCCCTTGCAGACAGAACAACGGTTACAGTCACTCCTGGTATGGCAAACTTCAAAGAAACCCTGCCAGAAGGTACAGCAAGTGCAGAATCCGATGCTGGTCTTGTCTATGTGGACGCAAATCTGACTCCAGAACTGGAAGCTGAAGGGTATGCAAGGGAAGTAATTCGCAGGCTTCAGGACATGCGGAAGGAGCTTGACCTTGTGGTGGACGAAAACATCCGCGTCTCAGTCCGGATCGAAGATGAAAGAGTCCTGAGACTTGTTGAAACACTCAAGGATCTGATTGCAGAAGAGGTAAGAGCCGAGATCCTTAACCTTGGCAGTGATATCGATGTTTCCGGAGCCCTTGTAAAGGATTGGGATGTTGAAGGCATTGCCATGAAGATGGGTATTTCAAAGAAATAAATTCTGAAAATGGGTTGAAAATCAAATAGGTTTTGAACTCAAACTGTATAACGGAAAGGAAACTGATTCATATGGATTTTGCTACCTGGGAACCGATTTACGAACGAATCCTTGAAGATTTCGGATTCGACCGAGCAGGTGATGAAAAGGCAGCTTTCTTCCTTTCCCGCATGCTGACAGAAGAAAACACGGCCAGCCTGTCTGAACTCAAAGCAATAATTTCCGGAAAGCCTGTTCTTGTCTGCGGAAACGCTCCAAGACTCAGGAGTGACCTTTCGGAAATCAATTTTTCTGCCTTTACGTTAATTGCAGCCGATGGAGCAGCTGCTGTACTAATGGATATGGGCATTGTGCCTGAGGTCATCTGTACCGACCTTGACGGCAATTCAGAAGCTGATATCGAAAAAGAGATACTCGCCTGTGAAGAAGGCTCGATAGTCCTTATTCATGCGCATGGGGACAATATCGATAAACTTGAGAAATATGTTCCCCGCTTTAAACGATTTATTGCAACTACCCAGGCAAAACCCTTTGATGATGTCTATAATTTTGGCGGCTTCAGTGATGGAGACCGATGCTTTTTTGTAGCCAGAGAATTCGGAGCTCAAAAAATCAGGCTAGTAGGTTTTGATTTTGAAGACAGCGATGTAAACCCGATTAAGAAAAAGAAATTGAAATGGGCAAAGAAATTAATGGGGACCTATGATTTTTAAAAAGTAACTAACCTTCTTGAAAGTGCGAACAATCCAACTGAAAATAATATAAGTATAATGAATTGACAAGTTCTCTTCTTTTTATTCATAAGCTGAATCGAAAAACTTACCATATTAAATAGTAGTCCTTTATATTGATATTTTGTTTAAAATAAAAAGACTAAAGTTATAAAGTTTGATACTAAAAAGAGTTGTACTACTTTTTAAACAAAATTTAGTAATTTTAAGGCTCTATATTGGATTTAACAAGGAAATATGGCTTATATAGATTATTGAAACAATATTTCTTGGCTAAACATTTAATTACAGATTTTTATTCCTGATTTATTGAGAGTTTTTATAGAACTAGATATTGTAGAGTAAATTCAAAAGTAAGTTTGTTTTATTGATAGAGAGTTTCTTCAATTTTATATAGATTATTTATATTCAGAAACAGTTATTCTAGATCTTTTATATAATTTCTAATTCTATGTTTAGTTGTACTTTCATGGGAGAACATGGGAGAACTGTTTCTCTCTAAACGGAAATTAGTACTCTTATAATTTCTAAAATGTTGCCATGAAAGTATGGTTAGGAGTGGGTGAAGAAATTTGATTAGATAGTGTGATTTCCTAGTCAAAAAGCCCACTATAAAGAGATAAAATATCTGAAAAGTATGGAATAACATAGCAAAATCTTGGAGGTAAATATAATGTGTGGATGGTTTGGTGGCTGTGGCTGCGGCTGGAGTCGTCTCTGGAACAGCTGCTGCGGCTGTGGCTGCGGCGGTTGGGGTGGCTGGTGGTAAGAATAACTGCTAGGTCAATCTTTGAACCCGTGAAATGTTAAGTATGGATGAATAAAAATAGTTGTCAATTCAAGATGGAAAGATCACTTCTGATTAATTGTCTTGAATTGATGGCTATGTATTTTATTACATGTATGTTCGCAACTATAAGCTTCATATGTTTGAATGTGAAGGGGTTCTATTCAGGCTGATTTGGGTGTAGAGTATTGACAGACCTTCAAATTGAGTCATTAGTCAAATGAAAATTCGGAGACGATGAATTTTCAACAAAAAAGATAAAGTACTGAAGTTTGAAAACAGAATAAGTAATGTCATTTCCTTTTGCTAAATGCACATTTTTTGAGCTATTAAATAGCTTATAATTTGATAAATATGGTTTTTTGTATTTTTAAGGTTCTATTTTTGTCTTAATTTTAATTTCAGACTATAAATTCTGATTTTATTGGCTATTCTAAAAATTAAGCTTTCGAAATTAAATATAAGACTAAACTCATTTTATAGAGCATAATTTCTCAGCTTTTTCAATGACTATTTAGTGTTAAGAACATATTATTCTATTCCATTTATATAATTTACAATTATATTATTAATTGTACTTTCTGGCAATTAAAGTTGAATCTGTCTCTTTTTAAGTGAAGATAGATTAAAACGCGATTGACAGGAGTAACAATAGGATTGAGGAGTCGATATAATATTTGGCTGAAGGGACATATACTCAAACCCCATATTATATCTTCCTCGATATATATAAATATATAAATTATATAAAAAAACATACAACGAATAAACATAGTAAATATGGAGGTAAATACAATGGGAGGATTTCCATTCTTTAAAAACAGCTGTGGATGCGGCGGCTGTGGCTACGGCGGCTACGGTGGCTGGGGCGGCTACGGCGGCTGGGGCGGTTGCGGCTGTGGCTGCAATGACAGGAAAGTTTGCTGCATAACAGCAGTCCGTGCCTGCTGCACCAGGGGCGGCGGCGGCTGGTGGGGCGACTGTTAAGAGCAATCGCTAGGCCAATAGCCGAATGCTGACTAATAGAACCATGGATTGAATAGACAAATATAAAACATAAAACCGATAGTGGCTCATTCATACAGCCCTTTGCCGGGTTATGAAAGCAGGAGAACCTTGATTGCATCAGAATCTTGGATATATTCAAATATCTCCTGTGATTATCCGGCATCCTTCAAAAAAATTAATGAATGAGCCTATCTCACTTTATTCATCTCACTTTATTCATTAGCACTAACCCAGTTTAATTGAAGAACCAGTCGCATAGGAATTAAATGATATAATTCTGAACATTTTTACAGATCTTAAAATAGATCTGCATTTATTTTGTTTTTCCATAAGCTATCCTGATTTTTCATACTATCTACTCGCGAATCATATACCAGTGCCGAGTCTATCACAAAATGTCGTATAAAATAGATTGCAATTATTTGGAATCGATGAATCCTTGAGGATTGACGCGACACTAGAGTCTCATCTGGTTACTCTAATTCTGGCTTCAGATTGGTTTTTTAGTTCAGTTTTGAAAGTAATTTAATCGAAAATTAAGTGTTTAGAAGAAGTAGTCAACTTTACGAATATTCAACTTTTGTATAAAAACGTTAAAATATTAAAGTTCAAAAATCAGATGAGTAATACTATTTTTGTTCGCTAAATTCACATGTATTAAGCCTCTAAAATGGTTATAATTAGATAATATAACTTATCCATGCCATAGAGGCTTTATTTTTGCATAAATATTGAATTGGAAACTTAAACTCTTGATTTTATATAACTAAAAGGAATTAAAATTCGTAAATTAAACGTAAAATTAAACGCGTTTTACGGAGCATGATTTCCCAGCTTTTTCAATGACTATTTAATATTAAGGACTTATTATTCTATCATGCTTATATAATCTACAATTATATTATTAATTGTATTTCCTGACAACTAAATGTAAATCTGCTTCTCTTTACGCGAACGCAGACCAAAATACGGTTTTCAGGAATAACAATAGAGTTGGCGAGTCGATATATAATTTGATTGGAGAAACACGCTCCAGTCTAAAAAATATATTTGCTCTATATAAAAAGCTGTGTAAATTAACTAGAAAAATATACAACAATAAAATATAAAATCTGGAGGTAGTTATATGGGAGGATTTCCATTCTTTAAAAAGTTCGGCGGTTGCGGCTGCGGTGGCTGGTGTGGCTGCGGCGGCTGGGGCGGCTGGGGCGGCTTTGGTGGTTGTGGCTGCAATGATAGGAAAGTTTGCTGCATAACAGCAATCCGTGTCTGTAAGATTAAAGGCTGCGGCTGTGGATGCTGCGACTGTTAAGAGCAATCGTTAGGCCAATAGCTGAATGCTGATTTATCAACCATGGATTAAGTAAATAGGTATAAATTAAGACCGATAGTGGGCTCATTTGTACAATCCTTCGCCGGGATACAGAAGCAGGAGAACCTTGATTGCATCAGAACCCTGAAATGTATTGAAAGGTATCTCCTGTGATTAACTGACAATATTCAGTAAGGATTAACGAATAAGCCCAGTCTCATTTTATTCATTCGAGTGACATTATTTAATTGAAAAACCAATAGCATAAGAATTCAAACAATTTAATTTTGGGCATTTATCACAGATCTTAAAACAGAGTTTCAGGTATGACATCTCTTTGATCTCAGTTTTGGAAATACTATTACAGGACTCTACAAAACTAAAAATCTCTCTGTTATATTCTTACTTTTAAATCCATCTGAGTCTATCTGTATCATCATTCTTCTCTTTTTCTTCTAGATCTCCTTCTTTATTGGAATATTGGTTTTTATTTCTATCCTTTTGTTGTATTCTCAATATCAACCTTACTTAAGTGTTATTTACTGGCGTCCTATAGTCTCGATTTTGATAATTCTAGCTATAAACATGTTTATGTACTTGTCAAAATTCAACTCTGCGGCTCAGGAATGGAACCTGGGTAGATAACTGATCCACTGGATAGGTAACTGATCCATATGGATTTTACTGCCAGGAAATCAATTTACGAACGAATCTTGAGAATTTCAGGTTCGACCTAGCAGGCGATGAAAAGGTAACTCTCTTCCTTTCCGGCATGCTGACAGAAGAAAACACGGTCAGCTTTTCTGAACTCAAAGCAATGGTTTCCGGAAAGCCTGTCTTTGTCTGCGGACGCGCTCCAGGGCTCAGGAGTGACCTTTCGGAAATCAATTTTTGGATTTTGCGGTAATTGCAGCCGATGGAGCCGCTGCTGTACTCATGGTTATGGGTATTGTGCCGAGGTCATCTTTACCGATTGATGCTAATTCTAAAGCTGGTGTTGAAAAGGGAACCCTTGATTGTAGAAATAGCAAGGTAGTTATTATTCACGCGCATAAGGGCAAAATATCGATAACCTTGAAGAATCTATGACTCGCTTTAAACGATTTATTGCAACTACCCAGGAAAGGCCTCTTAGCAAGGTCTACAATATTTTATTATCCATTCAAGGAAACCGATACGTTTTTTATACAATGGAGTTCCCGATAAAAATAGTTGAACTTGACGAATTTGATTTTGAGGATTTGAGAGTGAACCTAGTTAAGAAAAAGAAGCTGAAGTGGCTGAGAGAATAAATTTGAATGTTGGAACTTTAAAGCAAAAAGTTCTTCTTAAGGATGGTTAAAGTGCAGGAAGTCAAGAAAATCCCAAATATGTATCCTTTGAATAAATCCGGTTTTTATATTTTTAGAAATAAAACACTAATTTTAATTAAATATATAAAGTATATTAGTTTGAATTTAAAGTGATATTCCTAATTTTTTTCATAAAATCAACTTTTTTATGGGCTATAATTTAATTCAATTAAGAAATAAAGCTTATTTTTTCATAATAAATTCAATTTTCGTTTTGAATATGAAAATTAAGAGTTTGAATCCCTTTTTATTAGCGTTTAATAAGAGAACACCATAATATAAATTTAATAAATAAGTATATCCATATTTTCCCGTGAAATTCGTCTAGATTTTATAGGACTATTTAATTGTAAGTAAAATTTATTCTATATGCTTTATATAAACTAAAGCTATATGTTTAATATACTCACTAGCAATTAAAATTTAGGTATGTCAGTCTCAAAAATAAGATAGGCTCCCAAAACAATTTTAAAAGTAATTGCTATTGAGTATCACATAAGTCGTAGGATGAAGTTGGTAGGGAAATTATATGCATGTATTTCTCAAAAAGTAAGAAAAAATCTACAAGGAATAAACTGAAAAGGGGGGAAATGGTACAATGTTCGATATTATTAGACAGATGGTTGCAATTAGGCAGATATCTGGCGGCACGGCAGATCAGATTGCTGTTGGAGTTAACGTCCTGGTATTTTAAGTATTAACCTTGTAACGAAAATGATAAAAACGGAAAGAATTTAAAAATTAGGACTTGCGTGCTTCTCTTTCAATCATGCAAGTCCTAAATAAGTCCCTGATAATAGAAATGAGGTTGTACAATTTTAGGATAACAAGGTGCAAATTAATGAACAAGTATAATGGACAATGTTCCTTGAATTTATCTTGTCTTGAACTAGTGGTTGTGGACCCATTTCTTTAAGGAATACATAATTGACACTAGGATACATCAAAAGAGGAGGGAAGTATAATGGCTTTAATCGATATGCCTATTGATATTGGTATAGCAAACCAATTTATCACAGCAGCCCAAGCTTCATTTGCTGGGTCACAAGTTACAGATCTATTAAACTTATTTAGC contains these protein-coding regions:
- the ileS gene encoding isoleucine--tRNA ligase, which codes for MIKEITAKYNAEQIEKKITQLWKDSDAYRKTREHRKTGKRLFFVDGPPYTTGHIHLGTAWNKIIKDSILRYYSMNNRNILERPGWDMHGLPIEVKVEGVLGFKSKKDIESFGVENFIEKCKEFAINQKQEMTEQFQRLGVWMQWEAPYMTLKDDYIEAAWWTLKQASEKNLLDVGKRSVNWCPRCETAIADSEVEYAERTDPSIYVKFKIKGEENTFIVIWTTTPWTIPANVAVAVHPGFEYSKFRAIRQDGSDEILIAATDLIENVLRQGRYVDYEVLETMLGEDLTKLEYESPVGDLVPVQNEIKHGIYLADYVTAENTGCVHIAPGHGMDDFNVGVKYNLPILCPVGPNGAYTEEAGEYAGKNVREANPIVIEDLRKRNRLLAEGTVTHRYGHCWRCKTPIIYLATEQWFLKVTDIKDKMLEAIDAVDWYPEWAGSARFRTWVEGARDWCISRQRYWGMPIPVWKCKKCGKLEVIGTKAELLEKSGAGSDVELHRPYVDKLTIPCECGGEKKRVEDVFDVWFDSAVASWATLKFPQTREQFDEWWPADFITEGHDQTRGWFYSQLGASMVGFGRAPYKSVLMHGFTLDAGGKKMSKSLGNVVSPIDVIDKYGADTLRAYVLSSSAPWDDLKFNQEEVENVHRSINILWNVFRFPLPYMALDNFDPLKVSLDSVKDALREEDRWILSRIQSVVKAVDEAMSGYFLHKAVREILEFTLEDLSRWYIQLIRPRTWTEADDPDKLAAYRVLYEVYVTLTKLISPFMPYLAEEMYQNLIRNVDPNALESVHMCDWPKVNEAYLDPELEAAMSTARSIVEAASNARQKAGRKLRWPVSRIVVSPESEDAAKAVERLRSVLMDQTNSKAIVLTPVGESWDELGLEVIPDPSKIGPVFKKDAGKVIPALQKVDGFALKKAFAEAGEFELSLADRTTVTVTPGMANFKETLPEGTASAESDAGLVYVDANLTPELEAEGYAREVIRRLQDMRKELDLVVDENIRVSVRIEDERVLRLVETLKDLIAEEVRAEILNLGSDIDVSGALVKDWDVEGIAMKMGISKK
- a CDS encoding 6-hydroxymethylpterin diphosphokinase MptE-like protein, encoding MDFATWEPIYERILEDFGFDRAGDEKAAFFLSRMLTEENTASLSELKAIISGKPVLVCGNAPRLRSDLSEINFSAFTLIAADGAAAVLMDMGIVPEVICTDLDGNSEADIEKEILACEEGSIVLIHAHGDNIDKLEKYVPRFKRFIATTQAKPFDDVYNFGGFSDGDRCFFVAREFGAQKIRLVGFDFEDSDVNPIKKKKLKWAKKLMGTYDF